Within Cyanobium sp. AMD-g, the genomic segment CACCATCACGGGCTGGAAGCGGCGCTCGAGGGCGGCATCGCGCTCAATGTGCTTGCGGTACTCATCGAGGGTGGTGGCGCCGATGCACTGCAGCTCGCCCCTGGCCAGGGCGGGCTTGAGGATGTTGGCGGCATCGATGGCGCCTTCGGCAGCACCGGCACCGATCAGGGTGTGCACCTCGTCGATCACCAGGATCACGTTCCCGGCGGAGCGGATTTCCTCCATGATCTTCTTGAGGCGCTCCTCGAACTCACCGCGGTACTTGGTGCCGGCCACCAGCAGGCCGATGTCGAGGGTGAGGACCCGCTTGTCCTCAAGGATGTCGGGGATCTCGCCCTGGGTGATGCGCTGGGCCAGGCCTTCAGCGATGGCGGTCTTGCCGACGCCGGGCTCGCCGATCAGAACGGGGTTGTTCTTGGTGCGGCGACCCAGGATCTGGATCACCCGATCGATCTCGTTGTGGCGGCCCACGACGGGGTCGAGCTTGGCCTCGGCGGCCATCTGGGTGAGATTGCTGCCGAACTCATCGAGGGTGGGGGTCTTGGTGGATCCCTTGCCCGAGCTGCCGGACGCCACTTCGGCCGTCTCGCCCAGCATGCGGATCACCTGGGTGCGGACCTTGGCCAGGTCGACGCCGAGGTTTTCAAGCACGCGGGCGGCGACGCCCTCGCCCTCGCGGATGAGCCCGAGCAGGAGATGCTCGGTGCCGATGTAGTTGTGGCCGAGCTGGCGGGCTTCCTCAAGGGAAAGCTCCAGCACCCGCTTGGCCCGAGGGGTGAACGGAATCTCAACGGCAACGAAGCCGGAGCCCCGGCCGATGATCTTCTCGACCTCGACCCGGGCGTCCTTGAGGTTGACCCCCATCGACTTGAGGACCTTGGCGGCGACACCGGTGCCTTCGCCGATCAGGCCCAGCAGGATCTGCTCGGTGCCGACGAAGTTGTGGCCGAGGCGGCGGGCCTCTTCCTGGGCCAGCATGATCACCTTGATGGCCTTCTCGGTAAACCGCTCGAACATGGGGCGGGACCTGATGCAAGTGCAACCAACCTATCAGGATTGAAGGGCTGCGTGGGAGCGCGGAGACACTCTCAGGCCAAAGCGCTGCGCCGCAGGCGCTCAGGGGTGGATGAAAACAAACAACACGTCAAGATTTGCGGGATGTAGGTATAGATATCTACGGTTATCCGCACCCTTTCACCTCTTCAGGTTGACCCATTGGATCAGGGCATCGTCGCCACTGCGGTAGTAACCACGACGGATGCCGGCGGTGCGGAACCCCAGGGCCTCATACAGACCCTTTCCAGGGCCGTTCGTCGCCGAAACCTCCAGGGTGGCCCGGGTGGCACCGCTGCGCCGCCCGGCCTGCATCAGCTCCCGGAGGATCCGGCTCCCCAGTCCCAGGCGTCGGTGGCCAGGGGCCACCGCCACCAGAGTGATGTGGAGCTCGTCGACCACCAGCCAGCCGCAGGCCATGGCCAGCAGCTCCTGCCCCTGGCGCAATCCCAGCCCTGGCCTGGCCTCCTCCTCCAGCTCCCGCTGCCACTGGGCCAGGCTCCAGATGCCGCCGAGGGCGGCCCGATCCAGCTCCAGGCAGGCACCTGCGTGCTTCGCGGCCAGTTGGATCAGGGTCGGGGTTGGCAGCGGTGACGGGGACGGCACAGCCACAGGGCGCGGAGATCCTTACGATCAGACATCTTGATCTCTTCCCCGGGCAGGCCGTCATGGTGACCAGCGCATCTCCGGCGACCGATTCGGTCGCCCCTGCCGCCGGGGAAGCGGCGGCGCCGTTCGAGCAGGGTCTCGATCGCCTCAGCCCCAACCGCAACCTGGCCCCGCTCAGCGCCCGGCTCGATGCCCTGGGCCGGCTGGAGGTGGGCGGGGTATCCCTGGCCGACCTGGCCCAGACCTACGGCACACCGCTGTATGTGCTCGACGAGGAGACATTGCGGGCCACCTGCAGGGCCTACCGGCAGGCGTTGGCCGCCCACTACCCGGGCGAGGCGCTGGCCCTCTATGCCTCCAAGGCCAACAGCTCCCTGGCGATCACGGCGCTGGTGGCCTCCGAGGGCCTCGGCCTCGATGCCGTCTCGGCCGGCGAACTGCTCACGGCGCTGCAGGGCGGCATGCCGGCCGAGCGGATCGTCTTCCATGGCAACAACAAGTCAGCCGAGGAGCTCCAGCTCGCCATCGACCGCGGCGTCACGGTGGTGCTCGACAACTGGAACGACATTGCGCTGCTCTCCTCCCTGGCGGCCGGGCGGGCCAGGCCGGTGCGGGTGCTGGTGCGTTTCACGCCCGGCATCGAGTGCCACACCCACGAGTACATCCGCACCGGTCACCTCGACAGCAAATTCGGCTTCGACCCCGACCAGCTGGAGTCCGTGCTGAGCCACCTGGCCGGCTGCGCCTGGGCCCGCGTGGATGGCCTGCATGCCCACATCGGCTCCCAGATCTTTGAGCTCGAACCCCACCGCGACCTGGCGGCGGTGATGGCCGAGGCCCTGGTCCTGGCCCGTTCCCTGGGCCACCCCTGCGGCGACCTCAATGTCGGCGGCGGCCTCGGCATTCGTTATGTGGGCTCGGATGACCCCCCGAGCATCCAGGAGTGGGTGCGGGTGGTGGCGGGGGCCGTCGCGGAGGCCTGCAACCAGCGCCAGCTGGTGCTGCCGCGGCTGCTCTGCGAACCCGGCCGCTCCCTGGTGGCCACGGCCGGCCTGACCCTCTACACGGTGGGTAGCCGCAAGCAGATCCCCGGCCTGCGGACCTACCTGTCGGTGGATGGCGGCATGAGCGACAACCCCCGGCCGATCACGTACCAATCCCTTTACACCGCTGTGCTGGCCGACCGGCCCCTGGCCGAAGCCACCGAGGTGGTGACCGTGGCCGGCAAGCATTGCGAGTCCGGCGATGTGCTGCTGCGCGACATCCGCCTGCCGGCCGCCTCCCCGGGCGACGTCCTCGCCGTGTTCGCCACCGGGGCCTACAACGCCGCGATGGCGTCCAACTACAACCGCATCCCGAGGCCGGCGGCGGTGCTCGTCCATGACGGCGTGGCCGATGTGGTGCAGCGGCGGGAGCAGCCGGAAGACCTACTGCGCTACGACGTTCTGCCCCACCGTCTCCTGCCGGTATCCTGACCCCGTCAGGCGGCCTTCCCTGGAACCGGCCTGCCCATCTGTCTTGTTGTGATCTGGCTGCGGCTCATCGATTTCCGCCTGCTGCTGGATCTCCTGTTCGCCTCGCTGCTGGGGCTGCTGCTGCTCGGCCGTGTCACCGAGGCCCGCACGCTCTGGCTGCTGCGGGGCTATCTGTTTCTGGTGGCGCTGGCCTGGTTCGTGCAGCGCTACGCCAACCTGCCACTGACCAGCAGCCTGGTGGACGCCCTGGTGCTGGCCTGCAGCCTCGCCCTGGCGATCCTGTGGCAGGGGGAACTGCGGCGCCTGATGGAGCTGCTGGGTACCGGACGCCTGGGCGTGCTGTTCGCCGATCGCAGCCGTGATCAGCTGGCGTCGGGGTCGGTGAGCATGCTCACCGAGGCCGCTGGCCGCCTGTCCCAGGCCCGATGCGGTGCCCTGATCGTGCTCGACCTGGGCAGCGATCTGCGCCCCGAAGACTTCCTCAACCCCGGCATCCGCATCGACGCCCATCTCTCCGTCGAGCTGATGCTGAACCTCTTCGCCGTGGACACGCCCCTGCACGACGGCGCCGTGCTGGTCCAGAAGAACCGCATCGTGGCGGCCGGTGTGATCCTGCCCCTCTCGCGCCAGGGCCTGAACCGTTATGGCACCCGTCACCTCGCCGCTATGGGGCTGACCGAACGCCATGACGGCTGCATCTGCATCGTGGTCTCAGAGGAAACGGGCACCCTGTCGCTGGCCTCCCAGGGCCGGCTGGAGCGGCCCATCACCAGTAGCCGGCTGCACGACCTGCTCACCGAGGCCCTGGCCTCCGCACCCACGGGGCGTAGCGTGTCCACGGACTTGCCGGAACACCGCGGATGAGTCGCGCCCTGGCGACCACTCCATCGTCCGATCCCGACCAGCTGCCCGCCCAGCTGGATCCGGCTCGACTGCCCCGTCACGTGGCCGTGATCATGGACGGCAACGGCCGTTGGGCCCGCCAGCGGGGGCTTCCCAGGGCCATGGGTCACAGGGCCGGGGTGGAGACGCTCAAGCGCACCCTCCGCCACTGCAGCGATTGGGGCATCGGCGCCCTCACGGCCTACGCCTTTTCCACCGAGAACTGGACCCGACCCGGTGAGGAGGTGGCCTTCCTGATGGCCCTGTTCGAGCGGGTGCTCGCCCGGGAGCTCGACTCGCTTGAACGCCAGCAGGTGCGGATCCGCTTCCTCGGCGACCTGGATCCCCTGCCGGAGGGCCTGAAGGTCCTGATCCGCGATGCCACCGAGCGCACCGCCGCCAACAGCGGCATCCATTTCAACGTCTGCACCAACTACGGCGGCCGCAGCGAACTGGTGCGGGCGGCCCGCCGCCTCGCCGAGCGGGCCGCCCGCGGCGAACTCGACCCGGCCAGCATCAACGAGGATCTGTTCGCCGCCGAGCTGTTCACCGCCGGCGACGCCGACCCCGACCTGCTGATCCGCACCAGCGGCGAGAAGCGCATCAGCAACTTCCTGCTCTGGCAGCTGGCCTACGCCGAGCTGCACATCACCGAGGTGCTCTGGCCCGACTTCGACACCGGGGCCCTGTTGGCGGCGCTGCTCGATTATCAGGGGCGCCAGCGCCGCTTCGGTGGCGTTCATACCGGTGTCGAGAACGCCCCATGACCCTGCGCCACGACTGGTCCCGCCAGGAGATCCAGGCCCTGCTCGAACTGCCCCTGATGGATCTGCTCTGGCAGGCCCAGGGCGTCCACCGCAGCGCCAACCCCGGCTACCACGTGCAGCTGGCCTCGCTGCTGAGCGTCAAGACGGGAGGCTGCGAGGAGGACTGCGCCTACTGCCCCCAGTCGATGCACCACCCCAGTGATCTGGACGGACGCCAGCCGCTGGCGGTGGCACCGGTGCTGGAGCGTGCCCGGCAGGCCCGGGATGCCGGTGCCCATCGCTTCTGCATGGGCTGGGCCTGGCGCGAGATCCGCGATGGGGCGCCCTTCGAGGCGATGCTCGCCATGGTTCGCGGCGTGCGGGAGCTGGGCCTGGAGGCCTGCGTCACCGCCGGGATGCTCACAGACGGCCAGGCGGCCAGGCTGGCGGAGGCGGGACTCACCGCCTACAACCACAACCTCGACACCAGCCCTGAGCACTACGGCCGGATCATCTCCACCCGCACCTACCAGGAACGCCTCGACACCTTGGAGCGGGTGAGGCGTGCCGGCATCGACCTCTGCTGCGGCGGCATCATCGGGCTGGGCGAGGGCCCCGAAGACCGGGCCGGGCTGCTGCAGGTGCTGGCCTGCCTGGATCCCCACCCGGAAAGCGTGCCGATCAACGCCCTGGTGGCCGTGGAGGGCACCCCGCTGGAGGAGCAGCCGGCGATTGATCCCCTGGAGCTGGTGCGGATGGTGGCCACCGCCCGCATCCTCATGCCCCACAGCCGGGTGCGGCTCAGCGCCGGGCGCGAGCAGCTGGGGCGGGAAGCCCAGATCCTCTGCCTGCTGGCGGGCGCCGATTCGATCTTCTATGGCGACACCCTGCTCACCACCTCCAATCCGGCGGTGAGCAGCGACCAGGAGCTGCTGCGGGCCGCCGGGGTGCGGGTGCTGCTGGAGGAGCAGCCCGCCACGGCCACCCCAACCGCTCCCGCCACCGCCATCGCCGGCCGCTGAGGGTGCAGGTCGCCGCGTTCTACAGGTTCGTCCCCCTGGCCAGCGAGGAATTGCCCGACTGGCAAACCAGGCTGCTGGCGCTGGGGAGCAAGGCCGGTCTGCTGGGCACCATCCTGCTGGCCACCGAGGGCATCAACGGCTCGGTCGCCGGATCGGACTCCAGCGTGGCGGCCTTGCTGGAGCTGCTGCAGGCCGACCCCCGCCTGGCGAACCTTGCCGTGAAGCGCAGTGAGGCCGAGGGGCGGGTGTTCCACCGTTTCAAGGTGCGCCTCAAGGCGGAGATCGTGACGATGGCCGAGCCCTCGGCGCAGCCCTCCCGGGGCACGGGGGTACCGGTGCCGCCCGAGCACTGGAACGCCGTGCTGGGCGATCCCGGCACCCTGACCATCGACACCCGCAACCACTACGAGGTGGCCCTGGGCAGCTTTGCGGGCTCCATCGACCCCGGCACCGAGACCTTCAGCGATTTTCCCGCCTGGGTGGAGCAACGGCTGCGGCCGCTGCT encodes:
- a CDS encoding rhodanese-related sulfurtransferase — its product is MRVQVAAFYRFVPLASEELPDWQTRLLALGSKAGLLGTILLATEGINGSVAGSDSSVAALLELLQADPRLANLAVKRSEAEGRVFHRFKVRLKAEIVTMAEPSAQPSRGTGVPVPPEHWNAVLGDPGTLTIDTRNHYEVALGSFAGSIDPGTETFSDFPAWVEQRLRPLLAEKRPRRLALFCTGGIRCEKATAYLLAQGFEDVLQLQGGILNYLEQVPEAESRWQGECYVFDQRVALNHQLQPGRYHMCHACGLPLAPADMELDSYVAGVSCRHCMDRFTPADRERFAERQRQMRRAETCDEPHIGRVMPPAGA
- the lysA gene encoding diaminopimelate decarboxylase, with translation MVTSASPATDSVAPAAGEAAAPFEQGLDRLSPNRNLAPLSARLDALGRLEVGGVSLADLAQTYGTPLYVLDEETLRATCRAYRQALAAHYPGEALALYASKANSSLAITALVASEGLGLDAVSAGELLTALQGGMPAERIVFHGNNKSAEELQLAIDRGVTVVLDNWNDIALLSSLAAGRARPVRVLVRFTPGIECHTHEYIRTGHLDSKFGFDPDQLESVLSHLAGCAWARVDGLHAHIGSQIFELEPHRDLAAVMAEALVLARSLGHPCGDLNVGGGLGIRYVGSDDPPSIQEWVRVVAGAVAEACNQRQLVLPRLLCEPGRSLVATAGLTLYTVGSRKQIPGLRTYLSVDGGMSDNPRPITYQSLYTAVLADRPLAEATEVVTVAGKHCESGDVLLRDIRLPAASPGDVLAVFATGAYNAAMASNYNRIPRPAAVLVHDGVADVVQRREQPEDLLRYDVLPHRLLPVS
- a CDS encoding isoprenyl transferase, translated to MSRALATTPSSDPDQLPAQLDPARLPRHVAVIMDGNGRWARQRGLPRAMGHRAGVETLKRTLRHCSDWGIGALTAYAFSTENWTRPGEEVAFLMALFERVLARELDSLERQQVRIRFLGDLDPLPEGLKVLIRDATERTAANSGIHFNVCTNYGGRSELVRAARRLAERAARGELDPASINEDLFAAELFTAGDADPDLLIRTSGEKRISNFLLWQLAYAELHITEVLWPDFDTGALLAALLDYQGRQRRFGGVHTGVENAP
- the cdaA gene encoding diadenylate cyclase CdaA, whose translation is MIWLRLIDFRLLLDLLFASLLGLLLLGRVTEARTLWLLRGYLFLVALAWFVQRYANLPLTSSLVDALVLACSLALAILWQGELRRLMELLGTGRLGVLFADRSRDQLASGSVSMLTEAAGRLSQARCGALIVLDLGSDLRPEDFLNPGIRIDAHLSVELMLNLFAVDTPLHDGAVLVQKNRIVAAGVILPLSRQGLNRYGTRHLAAMGLTERHDGCICIVVSEETGTLSLASQGRLERPITSSRLHDLLTEALASAPTGRSVSTDLPEHRG
- a CDS encoding GNAT family N-acetyltransferase, with the protein product MAVPSPSPLPTPTLIQLAAKHAGACLELDRAALGGIWSLAQWQRELEEEARPGLGLRQGQELLAMACGWLVVDELHITLVAVAPGHRRLGLGSRILRELMQAGRRSGATRATLEVSATNGPGKGLYEALGFRTAGIRRGYYRSGDDALIQWVNLKR
- the bioB gene encoding biotin synthase BioB, producing MTLRHDWSRQEIQALLELPLMDLLWQAQGVHRSANPGYHVQLASLLSVKTGGCEEDCAYCPQSMHHPSDLDGRQPLAVAPVLERARQARDAGAHRFCMGWAWREIRDGAPFEAMLAMVRGVRELGLEACVTAGMLTDGQAARLAEAGLTAYNHNLDTSPEHYGRIISTRTYQERLDTLERVRRAGIDLCCGGIIGLGEGPEDRAGLLQVLACLDPHPESVPINALVAVEGTPLEEQPAIDPLELVRMVATARILMPHSRVRLSAGREQLGREAQILCLLAGADSIFYGDTLLTTSNPAVSSDQELLRAAGVRVLLEEQPATATPTAPATAIAGR